Proteins from a genomic interval of Desulfofustis limnaeus:
- a CDS encoding PEP/pyruvate-binding domain-containing protein: MATHASVSTGWKSLDLIIDHLRRGDNVVWQVDAIDDYQRLVTSFVNNALVDNERVVYLRFARHLPLVEGRIDRITIHKLDVEQGFESFSSQVHTIITNEGRDAFYVFDSLSDLLHVWATDLMIGDFFSITCPYLYELNTIAYFAILRDRHSFKAIARIREITQVLIDVYNYRGRICIHPIKVLHRYSPTMFFPHIKRKDSLQPVINSVDASAIFTHLSRHKTRVAHRHLDYWDHLFIRARNLNESNAPEEEKRDMVEQLSRVLMTRNKKILALIREHMTLDDFLQIKVRLIGTGFIGGKSVGMLLARKILAEDQSRRWQDILEHHDSFYIGSDVFYSYIVQNGWWKLFMAHKTREGYFDRAAELKERLLEGRFPEGITEQFQLMLEYFGQSPIIVRSSSLLEDAFGSAFAGKYDSCFCVNQGPPEQRYEAFEQAVRQIFASTMNEDALAYRRQRGLDRMDEQMALLVQRVSGAYRKYYYFPEMAGVGLSHNPFVWKKGMDPKAGMIRLVHGLGTRAVDRVENDYPRIIALDDPLVKPLSGMKDIRRFSQHFVDVLNLQENRIESEPFENMLDRGVTATVELLTVRDTEAMDALRDLGLPAKDQRVLTFDPFLTTTPFIEVMRSLLGRLKEVYRHPVDVEFTINFNKAGDFQINLLQCRPFQTIGLGDGSPLPASLPEASLLLRMEGRFMGGSILQPIDLVIFVDPERYTRLTLSEKYGVARLIGKLNRSIVNKETAPTLLLGPGRWGTHTPAMGVPVHFAEINHISALAEISYRDGSLIPDLSFGTHFFHDLIETGIFYLAIYPEQADVLFNRRWFLDQPNLLSTLSPTDSPLAEVVHVLDVRDAGLVIHSDVASQQVVCYLSGAATASANEPQPDPASSP, from the coding sequence ATGGCAACGCATGCTTCCGTCAGCACCGGCTGGAAAAGCCTCGATCTGATCATCGATCACCTGCGTCGCGGGGATAATGTCGTCTGGCAGGTGGACGCCATCGACGACTATCAACGGCTGGTCACCTCGTTCGTCAACAACGCCCTGGTCGACAACGAGCGGGTGGTCTATCTCCGTTTCGCCCGCCACCTCCCCTTGGTTGAAGGGCGCATTGACCGGATCACCATCCACAAGCTCGACGTGGAGCAGGGGTTTGAATCGTTTTCATCGCAGGTCCATACCATCATTACCAATGAGGGCAGGGACGCCTTCTACGTGTTCGACTCGTTGTCCGATTTGCTGCACGTCTGGGCCACCGACCTGATGATCGGCGATTTCTTTTCCATCACCTGCCCGTACCTGTACGAGCTGAACACCATCGCCTACTTCGCCATTCTCCGGGATCGCCACTCGTTCAAGGCCATCGCCCGCATCCGCGAAATCACCCAGGTCCTCATCGACGTCTACAACTACCGGGGCCGCATCTGCATCCATCCCATCAAGGTCCTGCATCGTTATTCCCCCACCATGTTTTTTCCGCATATCAAGCGGAAAGACAGCCTGCAACCGGTGATCAACAGCGTCGACGCGTCGGCGATTTTCACCCATCTCTCCCGCCACAAGACCCGGGTCGCCCACCGGCATCTGGACTATTGGGATCACCTCTTCATCAGGGCCAGAAACCTCAATGAGTCGAATGCCCCGGAAGAGGAAAAGCGGGACATGGTGGAGCAGCTCAGCCGGGTGTTGATGACGCGCAACAAGAAAATCCTGGCGCTGATCCGGGAACATATGACGCTGGACGACTTCCTGCAGATCAAGGTGCGGTTGATCGGTACCGGGTTCATCGGCGGCAAATCCGTAGGCATGCTGCTGGCCCGCAAGATCCTTGCCGAAGACCAGAGCCGCCGCTGGCAGGATATCCTCGAGCATCATGATTCCTTCTACATCGGCTCCGACGTCTTTTACAGCTACATCGTCCAGAATGGCTGGTGGAAGCTGTTCATGGCCCACAAGACTCGGGAGGGATATTTCGACCGGGCGGCTGAACTCAAAGAACGGTTGTTGGAAGGACGCTTCCCCGAGGGAATCACCGAGCAGTTCCAGCTCATGCTCGAATACTTCGGCCAGTCGCCAATTATCGTCCGTTCCTCCAGCCTGCTCGAGGACGCTTTCGGCAGTGCCTTCGCCGGCAAGTACGACAGCTGTTTCTGCGTCAACCAGGGACCGCCGGAACAACGGTACGAAGCGTTTGAACAGGCGGTCCGCCAGATTTTTGCCAGCACCATGAATGAGGACGCCCTCGCCTATCGACGGCAGCGGGGCCTCGACCGGATGGACGAACAGATGGCCCTGCTGGTGCAACGGGTATCCGGCGCGTACCGCAAGTATTATTACTTTCCGGAAATGGCCGGCGTGGGTCTGTCCCACAATCCGTTCGTCTGGAAAAAAGGGATGGATCCGAAGGCGGGCATGATCCGCCTGGTCCATGGCCTGGGGACACGGGCGGTGGATAGGGTGGAAAACGATTATCCGCGGATCATCGCCCTGGACGACCCGCTCGTCAAACCCCTTTCCGGTATGAAGGATATCCGGCGCTTTTCCCAGCACTTCGTCGATGTGCTGAACCTCCAGGAAAATCGTATCGAGAGCGAGCCGTTTGAGAACATGCTCGACCGTGGCGTCACCGCCACGGTCGAGCTGTTGACCGTCCGCGACACCGAGGCCATGGATGCCTTGCGGGACCTGGGTCTGCCGGCGAAAGATCAACGGGTCCTGACCTTCGATCCATTTCTGACGACAACCCCGTTCATCGAAGTGATGCGCTCACTGCTGGGGCGTCTCAAAGAGGTTTATCGTCACCCGGTGGACGTTGAATTCACGATCAACTTCAACAAGGCGGGCGATTTCCAGATCAACCTGCTGCAATGCCGGCCGTTTCAAACTATCGGCTTGGGAGACGGCAGCCCCCTGCCCGCCTCGCTTCCCGAAGCGTCCCTCCTGCTTCGTATGGAAGGCCGCTTCATGGGGGGCAGTATCCTTCAGCCAATCGATCTGGTGATCTTTGTCGACCCCGAGCGATACACCCGGCTGACCCTTTCGGAGAAATACGGGGTGGCCCGCCTGATCGGTAAGCTGAACCGCAGCATCGTCAACAAAGAAACGGCTCCAACCTTGCTGCTCGGGCCGGGCCGCTGGGGTACACACACCCCGGCGATGGGAGTGCCCGTCCACTTCGCCGAGATCAATCATATCTCCGCCCTGGCCGAGATCAGCTATCGGGACGGCAGCCTCATCCCCGACCTGTCGTTCGGCACCCACTTTTTCCACGACCTCATCGAGACCGGCATCTTTTACCTGGCCATCTATCCGGAACAGGCGGATGTTCTGTTTAACCGCCGCTGGTTTCTCGACCAGCCCAACCTGTTGTCGACGCTCAGCCCCACCGACAGCCCTCTGGCTGAGGTCGTGCACGTTCTGGATGTGCGGGATGCCGGCCTGGTGATCCACTCCGATGTGGCATCACAGCAAGTCGTATGCTATCTGTCCGGAGCCGCCACGGCCAGCGCCAACGAGCCGCAGCCCGATCCCGCAAGCAGCCCGTGA
- the gdhA gene encoding NADP-specific glutamate dehydrogenase: MSVIASVIDKVKQMDPGQHEFHQAVTEVMETLEPTVDRHPEFVKGGIYERIVEPERSVIFRVPWVDDKGEVVVNRGFRVQFNNAIGPFKGGIRFHPSVNLSIIKFLGFEQIFKNSLTTLPMGGGKGGSDFDPKGKSDGEIMRFCQAFMRELFRHIGPETDVPAGDIGVGGREIGYMFGYYKKIRNDHTGVLTGKCLEHGGSLIRPEATGYGVVYFAAEMLARRGLDFKNQIVAVSGSGNVAQYAIEKVNQMGGRAISVCDSSSTVIDEQGIDRDKCCYIMELKNVRRGRVSEYASKYQSICVEGKNVWDVIREQGIKVDIALPCATQNELDAQNAQALVDNGCICVAEGANMPSTPEAVKIFQDNNILYGPGKAANAGGVATSGLEMSQNSLKLSWTREEVDNRLLLIMKSIHKSCLDAAAAYGKEGDYVVGANIAGFVKVAKAMLSYGVV, from the coding sequence ATGTCAGTCATCGCAAGTGTCATTGATAAGGTTAAACAGATGGATCCCGGCCAGCATGAATTCCATCAGGCGGTCACCGAGGTAATGGAGACGCTGGAGCCCACGGTTGACCGGCACCCCGAATTCGTCAAGGGCGGCATTTACGAAAGGATCGTCGAACCGGAGCGCAGCGTGATTTTCCGAGTGCCGTGGGTTGACGATAAGGGTGAAGTGGTGGTAAACCGCGGTTTTCGGGTCCAGTTCAACAACGCCATCGGCCCGTTCAAGGGCGGCATTCGCTTCCATCCGTCGGTCAATCTGTCCATCATAAAGTTCCTCGGTTTTGAGCAGATTTTCAAAAACTCGCTGACCACGTTGCCGATGGGCGGCGGTAAAGGCGGTTCCGATTTCGACCCGAAGGGAAAATCAGACGGAGAGATCATGCGCTTCTGTCAGGCCTTCATGCGTGAACTGTTCCGCCATATCGGGCCGGAGACCGACGTGCCCGCCGGAGACATCGGGGTCGGCGGTCGCGAGATCGGTTATATGTTCGGTTACTACAAGAAGATCAGAAATGATCATACCGGTGTCCTGACCGGAAAATGTCTTGAGCACGGCGGCAGCCTTATTCGTCCGGAGGCCACCGGGTACGGGGTGGTCTATTTCGCCGCCGAGATGCTCGCCAGGCGCGGACTCGATTTCAAAAACCAGATTGTCGCGGTAAGCGGTTCCGGCAACGTGGCCCAGTATGCGATCGAAAAAGTCAACCAGATGGGCGGACGGGCCATTTCGGTCTGCGATTCCTCGTCCACGGTCATTGACGAGCAGGGGATCGATCGGGACAAATGCTGTTACATCATGGAATTGAAAAATGTTCGCCGGGGTCGGGTCAGTGAGTATGCGAGCAAGTACCAGTCGATTTGTGTCGAAGGGAAAAATGTCTGGGATGTGATCCGGGAACAGGGGATCAAGGTGGATATCGCCCTGCCGTGCGCCACCCAGAATGAACTCGACGCGCAAAACGCCCAGGCCCTGGTCGACAACGGCTGTATCTGTGTGGCGGAAGGGGCCAACATGCCGTCGACGCCCGAAGCGGTGAAGATATTCCAGGACAACAATATCCTCTACGGTCCCGGTAAGGCCGCCAATGCGGGCGGTGTCGCCACCTCCGGGCTGGAGATGAGCCAGAACAGCCTGAAGCTTTCCTGGACCAGGGAGGAGGTGGACAACCGGTTGCTGCTGATCATGAAAAGCATCCACAAATCATGCCTGGATGCGGCAGCGGCGTATGGCAAAGAGGGCGATTACGTCGTGGGTGCCAATATTGCCGGTTTTGTCAAGGTCGCCAAAGCGATGCTCTCCTACGGGGTGGTGTGA
- the norR gene encoding nitric oxide reductase transcriptional regulator NorR, giving the protein MDILTTLAAIAIDLTADMKAEDRYDRLLTALHRAIPYDAATLLQVEQDRLVPIAARGLTPDAMGRTYRRQEHPRLDVICSAEEPVLFSRDSPLPDPFDGMLADDPGGLHPIHACLGCPLYLNDRLIGILTADALDAGAFDHLPQHYLKTVSAIAAAQMHLASLLTALEEKAERQGLIVSDLMQDRSLQSGSEIIGRSEAIAHLRREIELCAKSDFTILIQGETGVGKELVARAIHLHSRRRDQAMLYLNCAALPESLAESELFGHVKGAFTGATQDRSGKFELAHEGTLFLDEIGELSLPVQAKILRTIQNGEVQRIGSAKTSRVDVRLLAATNRDLAAEVGAGRFRLDLYHRLNVYPVRVPPLRERKEDIPLLAGHFIDRARRKLGLGEVRITPEALRLLTRYSWPGNVRELENIIARAVLKASQRDARSQHLVQIAPAHLAGDIGSAMYVQPAELPSTKRSGTSQLSLREEVRLYQIKLIEDALTRHNGNWAAAARDLQMNRSNLHHLATRLGIRHKQLTGVAADTLQPES; this is encoded by the coding sequence ATGGATATCCTCACTACGCTAGCCGCCATCGCCATCGACCTGACGGCCGACATGAAGGCCGAAGATCGGTACGACCGGTTGTTGACCGCGCTCCATCGAGCCATTCCCTATGATGCCGCCACCCTGTTGCAGGTGGAACAGGACCGCCTGGTCCCCATCGCCGCCCGGGGCTTGACCCCGGATGCCATGGGGCGCACCTACCGGCGCCAGGAACACCCACGCCTCGATGTCATCTGCAGCGCCGAAGAGCCGGTCCTTTTTTCCCGGGACAGCCCCCTGCCCGACCCCTTCGACGGCATGCTGGCCGACGATCCGGGTGGTCTGCATCCCATCCACGCCTGTCTTGGCTGCCCGTTATACCTCAACGATCGGCTGATCGGCATCCTCACCGCCGATGCACTCGATGCCGGAGCCTTCGACCACCTTCCCCAGCACTACCTGAAGACCGTCAGCGCCATCGCGGCAGCGCAGATGCACCTGGCGTCGCTGCTCACCGCGCTGGAAGAGAAGGCCGAGCGGCAGGGCTTGATCGTCTCCGACCTGATGCAGGACCGCTCACTCCAGTCCGGGTCGGAAATCATCGGCCGCAGCGAGGCGATTGCCCATCTGCGCCGGGAGATCGAACTCTGCGCCAAATCGGACTTCACCATTCTCATCCAGGGCGAGACCGGGGTGGGCAAGGAACTGGTGGCCCGGGCCATCCACCTCCATTCCCGACGACGCGACCAGGCCATGCTTTACCTGAACTGCGCGGCCCTGCCGGAGTCCTTGGCGGAGAGCGAGTTGTTCGGCCATGTGAAGGGTGCCTTCACCGGGGCGACGCAAGACCGCTCCGGCAAATTTGAACTTGCTCACGAAGGGACGCTGTTTCTCGACGAGATCGGGGAATTGTCACTGCCGGTGCAGGCGAAAATCCTGCGGACGATCCAGAACGGGGAAGTCCAGCGGATCGGCTCGGCCAAAACCAGCCGCGTCGATGTCCGCCTGTTGGCCGCCACCAATCGGGATCTGGCGGCAGAGGTGGGGGCCGGACGGTTTCGCCTCGACCTCTACCACCGGCTCAACGTCTACCCGGTCCGGGTGCCGCCCCTGCGCGAGCGCAAGGAAGATATCCCCCTGCTGGCCGGACATTTCATCGACCGGGCGCGGAGAAAACTCGGCCTCGGGGAGGTGCGCATCACCCCTGAGGCCCTGCGCCTCCTGACCCGATACAGCTGGCCGGGCAACGTTCGCGAACTGGAGAACATCATCGCCCGGGCCGTGCTCAAGGCCTCGCAGCGTGACGCCAGATCGCAGCACCTGGTGCAGATCGCTCCGGCGCATCTGGCCGGCGACATCGGTTCGGCCATGTATGTCCAACCTGCCGAGCTGCCGTCGACAAAACGGTCCGGGACCAGTCAGCTTTCCCTGCGCGAAGAGGTCAGGCTCTACCAGATCAAGCTCATCGAGGACGCCCTGACCAGACACAACGGCAACTGGGCTGCCGCGGCCCGTGACCTGCAGATGAACCGCAGCAACCTGCATCACCTGGCAACCCGGCTGGGTATTCGGCACAAACAGCTTACGGGTGTTGCCGCTGATACGCTTCAGCCGGAAAGCTGA
- a CDS encoding YeeE/YedE thiosulfate transporter family protein, whose protein sequence is MNRDSTAWSPYLAGGLAGLVGVFSVLIAGQYFGASTSFVRTAGLIEQLFGPERLAQMDYFVKVAPKIDWQWMFVVGILIGAFVAARTSGSFKLQMLPDMWAARFGTNSIGLRAVVAFIGGVVAMFGARLADGUPSGHGLSGSLQLAVSGFIALVCFFIGGVITARIVYGGRR, encoded by the coding sequence ATGAACAGAGACTCCACCGCATGGAGCCCCTACCTGGCTGGAGGGCTCGCCGGGCTGGTCGGCGTTTTTTCGGTCTTGATTGCCGGCCAGTATTTTGGTGCATCCACCAGCTTTGTCCGTACTGCGGGACTCATTGAACAGTTGTTCGGGCCGGAACGGTTGGCCCAGATGGACTATTTCGTCAAGGTTGCCCCGAAAATCGATTGGCAATGGATGTTTGTGGTCGGCATCCTCATTGGGGCGTTCGTTGCGGCCAGGACATCAGGGTCGTTTAAACTTCAGATGCTGCCGGATATGTGGGCCGCGCGCTTCGGGACGAACAGCATTGGCCTTCGAGCCGTGGTGGCGTTTATCGGTGGCGTGGTTGCCATGTTCGGCGCCCGCCTGGCCGACGGCTGACCGAGCGGACACGGGTTGAGCGGTTCGCTCCAACTGGCTGTCAGCGGTTTTATTGCTCTGGTCTGTTTTTTCATCGGCGGTGTCATTACCGCACGCATCGTTTACGGAGGGCGAAGATGA
- a CDS encoding sigma-54-dependent transcriptional regulator has translation MEKVVVIDDDDGLLHFLSRFFQRKHFTVTACRNAREAVEAISRETFDLIMLDYKMPEINGLDALVQIKEIERKTPVILMTAYGTMDLAIEAMKRGAYDYLVKPFDQKDLTRIVGEALTVNRQMKEVVGLPAVDAAQLSPAAGRTPLQIIGNSRKMQEIFKLIGQVAEKDVAVFITGESGTGKELAARAIYHHSRRTDKPFIAVNCAAVPEGLFESELFGHERGAFTGADRTVIGKIERCDGGTLFLDEIAELSLPLQAKLLRVIQEREIERVGGNRSIPVDVRILAATNRDIDREVEEGRFREDLYWRLKVISLHLPPLRERSEDIPALIDYFLDRFCREYQRSRCFLGEGTLHKLLSYSWPGNVRELENWVRRGVLLSAGPVIDEKELPLPATDAEPGSRIQGRDQLLERLRYGLERIAPELLRLAEPDMRDRIIEAVDEVLLEAALQQSEGNQVRASKLLGISRNTLRQRLRKIQER, from the coding sequence ATGGAAAAAGTTGTAGTAATCGATGACGATGACGGCCTGCTGCACTTTCTCAGCAGGTTTTTCCAGCGCAAGCATTTTACCGTCACCGCCTGCAGAAACGCGCGCGAGGCTGTCGAAGCCATTTCCCGCGAGACCTTCGACCTGATCATGCTCGATTACAAGATGCCGGAGATCAACGGACTGGACGCGCTGGTGCAGATCAAGGAGATAGAGCGCAAGACCCCGGTCATCCTGATGACCGCCTACGGCACCATGGATCTTGCCATCGAAGCGATGAAACGCGGCGCTTATGACTATCTGGTCAAACCGTTCGATCAAAAGGATCTGACCAGAATCGTCGGGGAAGCGTTGACGGTCAACCGGCAAATGAAGGAGGTGGTCGGCCTGCCGGCCGTCGATGCGGCTCAGTTGTCACCCGCCGCCGGCCGGACGCCTCTGCAGATTATCGGCAACAGCCGGAAGATGCAGGAAATCTTCAAGCTGATCGGGCAGGTGGCGGAAAAGGATGTGGCGGTTTTCATTACCGGCGAAAGCGGCACGGGCAAGGAGTTGGCGGCTCGGGCCATCTACCACCATAGCCGACGAACCGACAAACCGTTTATCGCCGTCAATTGTGCGGCGGTGCCGGAGGGATTGTTCGAAAGCGAACTCTTCGGGCATGAGCGCGGCGCCTTTACCGGTGCGGATCGAACCGTCATCGGCAAGATCGAGCGGTGTGACGGCGGCACGCTGTTTCTCGACGAAATAGCCGAACTGTCACTGCCGCTCCAGGCCAAGCTGTTACGCGTGATCCAAGAGCGGGAGATCGAACGGGTCGGCGGCAACCGGTCGATCCCGGTGGACGTGCGAATCCTCGCCGCCACCAACCGTGATATCGACAGAGAGGTGGAGGAAGGCCGTTTTCGCGAAGACCTCTATTGGCGGCTCAAGGTCATTTCCCTGCATCTCCCGCCGTTGCGGGAACGATCCGAAGACATTCCCGCCCTGATCGATTACTTTCTCGACCGCTTCTGTCGGGAGTATCAGCGCAGCAGATGTTTCCTCGGGGAAGGGACGCTGCACAAGCTGCTCAGCTATTCCTGGCCGGGCAATGTCCGTGAGCTGGAAAACTGGGTCCGGCGGGGAGTCCTGTTGTCGGCCGGGCCGGTCATCGACGAGAAGGAGTTGCCGCTCCCGGCAACCGATGCTGAACCCGGTTCCCGGATTCAGGGCCGCGATCAGCTCCTGGAACGGCTGCGCTATGGGTTGGAGCGTATCGCCCCGGAACTGCTCCGCCTGGCCGAGCCGGATATGCGTGACCGGATCATCGAAGCGGTTGACGAGGTGCTGCTGGAAGCAGCGCTGCAGCAGAGCGAGGGCAATCAGGTCCGAGCCTCGAAGCTGCTCGGCATCAGCAGAAACACGCTGCGCCAGCGTTTGAGGAAGATCCAGGAGCGGTAA
- a CDS encoding nitric-oxide reductase large subunit produces the protein MDTTKKLWILLGAVIFSTMFILGWFGKELYRSVPPIPQVVQTTDGTVLMDKDTILRGQQVWQSIGGQQVGSIWGHGAYQAPDWSADWLHREIVALQDIVSQNVYQAPYAALDPVDQAGIDARVKQLMRTNTYDPATETVTLAPERADAINRTAEHYLGLFGDAAQFDDLREAYALQVSAIPDLERRQAMTAFFFWTSWAASTERPGQPYTYTNNWPHEPLIDNQPTTANLVWSIISIVVLLAGIGALVWYKVFTDREEGEPVPAPSDPLDQLQVTPSMRAVGKYGVTVILLFVAQTLLGGLLAHYTVEGNSFYGVPLSEIIPYAVARTWHIQLAVFWIATAFLAAGLFLGPAVGGREPKFQKLGVDLLFGALLLVVVGSLAGEWLSVKQVFSLDHGFWFGHQGYEYIELGRFWQILLFVGLVLWLTLMLRALWPALQERGHRRQLVLLFAGASGAIGLFYGAGFFYSAKTHLTVMEYWRWWVVHLWVEGFFEVFATVALAFIFTQLGLIKAVSATRAVLMSSAIYLFGGIPGTFHHLYFSGTPLSITAIGATFSALEVVPLALIGYEAWETSKKATARPWMEKYRWPIRFFMGVAFWNLVGAGVFGFLINPPIALYYMQGLNTTPVHAHAALFGVYGLLSLGLVLLVFRRLYPEKAWNDRPLAIAFWSMNGGLALMIALSLLPIGLAQTWASIEHGLWFARSAEFLQTPVIEVLRWLRMIGDTIFIFGVFMLAWFVGSLVTGWEPRRLKLARLLAATR, from the coding sequence ATGGATACCACCAAAAAACTCTGGATACTGTTGGGGGCAGTTATTTTCAGCACCATGTTCATTCTCGGCTGGTTCGGGAAGGAACTCTACCGCAGCGTGCCGCCTATTCCGCAGGTGGTGCAGACCACCGACGGTACCGTGTTGATGGACAAGGACACGATCCTGCGTGGTCAGCAGGTCTGGCAGTCCATCGGCGGCCAGCAGGTCGGTTCGATCTGGGGGCACGGAGCCTACCAGGCGCCGGACTGGTCGGCAGACTGGCTGCACCGTGAGATCGTCGCCCTGCAGGACATCGTCAGCCAGAACGTCTATCAGGCCCCCTATGCGGCTCTTGATCCGGTGGATCAGGCGGGCATCGATGCCCGGGTCAAGCAACTGATGCGCACCAATACCTACGACCCGGCCACCGAGACCGTAACCCTGGCACCGGAGCGGGCCGACGCCATCAATCGGACGGCGGAGCACTATCTCGGCCTGTTTGGCGACGCTGCGCAATTTGATGACCTGCGCGAAGCCTATGCGCTGCAGGTATCGGCTATTCCCGATCTGGAGCGACGCCAGGCGATGACCGCCTTTTTCTTCTGGACCTCCTGGGCGGCTTCCACCGAACGTCCCGGTCAGCCGTATACCTATACCAATAACTGGCCTCACGAGCCGCTGATCGACAATCAACCGACGACTGCCAACCTGGTCTGGTCGATCATCTCGATTGTCGTTCTGCTCGCCGGCATCGGCGCACTTGTCTGGTATAAGGTCTTCACCGATCGGGAGGAGGGCGAGCCCGTTCCAGCACCCTCCGACCCGCTCGATCAGCTGCAGGTCACCCCGTCCATGCGGGCCGTGGGCAAATACGGCGTGACCGTTATCCTGCTGTTCGTGGCTCAGACCCTGCTCGGCGGGTTGCTTGCCCACTATACCGTGGAAGGCAATTCCTTCTACGGTGTGCCGTTGTCCGAGATTATCCCCTATGCGGTGGCCCGGACCTGGCATATCCAACTGGCGGTATTCTGGATCGCCACGGCGTTTCTGGCGGCCGGTCTGTTCCTCGGCCCGGCTGTCGGCGGGCGCGAGCCGAAATTTCAGAAACTGGGCGTCGATCTGCTCTTTGGCGCCCTGCTGCTGGTGGTGGTCGGTTCGCTGGCGGGTGAATGGCTGTCGGTCAAGCAGGTCTTCAGCCTCGACCATGGCTTCTGGTTCGGCCATCAGGGGTACGAGTATATCGAACTCGGCCGGTTCTGGCAGATCCTGCTCTTCGTCGGTCTGGTGCTCTGGCTTACTCTGATGCTTCGGGCGTTGTGGCCGGCCCTGCAGGAGCGTGGCCACCGGCGACAGCTGGTGCTGCTCTTTGCCGGCGCCTCCGGGGCGATCGGCCTGTTCTACGGGGCCGGTTTCTTCTACAGCGCCAAGACCCACTTGACGGTCATGGAATACTGGCGGTGGTGGGTGGTTCACCTCTGGGTTGAAGGATTCTTCGAGGTTTTTGCCACCGTCGCCCTGGCCTTCATCTTCACTCAACTGGGGTTGATCAAGGCGGTAAGTGCCACCCGGGCGGTCCTCATGTCGTCGGCCATCTACCTGTTCGGCGGTATTCCCGGGACCTTCCATCACCTCTACTTCAGCGGCACACCGTTGTCGATTACTGCAATCGGTGCCACCTTTTCGGCGCTGGAAGTGGTTCCCCTGGCCCTCATCGGCTATGAGGCCTGGGAGACGTCGAAAAAGGCCACGGCCCGCCCCTGGATGGAGAAATACCGCTGGCCGATCCGCTTCTTCATGGGCGTGGCCTTCTGGAACCTGGTGGGCGCCGGTGTCTTCGGCTTCCTGATCAATCCGCCCATCGCCCTCTACTACATGCAGGGTCTCAATACCACCCCGGTGCATGCCCATGCCGCCCTGTTCGGTGTCTACGGCCTGCTGTCTTTGGGATTGGTGTTGCTGGTGTTCCGCCGCCTCTATCCGGAGAAGGCCTGGAACGACCGACCCCTGGCCATCGCCTTCTGGTCGATGAACGGCGGGCTGGCCCTGATGATAGCTCTGAGCCTGTTGCCCATCGGGCTAGCCCAGACCTGGGCGAGCATCGAGCACGGCCTGTGGTTTGCCCGCAGCGCCGAGTTCCTCCAGACACCGGTTATCGAGGTGCTGCGCTGGCTGCGGATGATCGGCGATACCATCTTCATCTTCGGTGTCTTCATGCTGGCTTGGTTTGTCGGCAGCCTGGTCACCGGTTGGGAGCCCCGTCGGCTGAAGCTGGCCCGTCTGCTGGCGGCAACCCGTTAA
- a CDS encoding hemerythrin domain-containing protein: protein MRATEELMKEHEGIKLMLDILTAVARRIEQGGAVPQKDLEGIVEFLSIFADKCHHGKEENFLFPVLEQLGVPREEGPIGVMLAEHDQGREIIARLADAFAAYGLSRKSAVDEITTAAKQYVRLLRQHIDKENGILFPMAEGRISEAEDNRLIEEFEELEREQIGFGKHEEFHAMLGQLKETYLV, encoded by the coding sequence ATGCGCGCAACCGAAGAACTCATGAAGGAGCACGAAGGTATCAAACTGATGCTCGATATTCTCACCGCTGTCGCCAGGAGAATCGAGCAAGGCGGTGCCGTTCCGCAAAAAGACCTTGAAGGCATCGTGGAGTTTCTCTCAATCTTCGCGGATAAGTGTCACCACGGAAAAGAGGAAAATTTTCTGTTTCCCGTCCTGGAACAGCTCGGCGTGCCGCGGGAGGAAGGCCCCATAGGCGTCATGCTCGCAGAGCACGATCAAGGCCGGGAGATCATTGCTCGACTGGCAGATGCGTTTGCCGCATATGGGCTGAGCCGGAAATCCGCAGTGGATGAGATAACTACGGCAGCGAAGCAGTATGTGCGTCTGCTCCGCCAACACATCGACAAGGAAAACGGGATTCTTTTCCCCATGGCTGAAGGGCGCATCAGCGAGGCTGAGGATAACCGGCTTATTGAGGAGTTCGAGGAATTGGAGCGAGAACAGATCGGATTTGGGAAACATGAGGAATTTCACGCTATGCTCGGACAATTGAAGGAGACATACCTGGTGTAG
- a CDS encoding cupin produces the protein MKVLKLTETNDYTPGAMKRFFLVEDSENFKIINFNLDAGVTFPVHSHDLDGELSIQVVEGDGFFLGEKDHEIPASQGDILISQIREPHGVRARTNMRILVTIAPPI, from the coding sequence ATGAAAGTACTGAAACTAACAGAAACCAATGACTATACGCCGGGAGCAATGAAGCGCTTCTTCCTGGTGGAGGATTCGGAAAACTTCAAAATCATCAACTTCAATCTCGACGCCGGGGTGACCTTTCCGGTCCATTCCCACGATCTTGACGGCGAACTCTCCATCCAGGTGGTGGAGGGCGACGGATTTTTCCTCGGAGAAAAAGACCACGAAATCCCTGCTTCTCAGGGAGACATCCTCATTTCGCAGATCCGTGAGCCGCACGGGGTTCGAGCCCGTACGAACATGCGGATTCTGGTCACGATAGCACCGCCGATCTGA